The Mechercharimyces sp. CAU 1602 genome includes a region encoding these proteins:
- a CDS encoding MFS transporter, with translation MKSLLKSSLFVFLLSGQALSGLGGTFSTFIQSWLLYELTGSKIAMGSLWLYFMLPGIIIQIFSGPYLDRWDLRKVMIACQWIRAGAFLVPATMLYMGELHSIHLYMAAIVSGMMEPLFRPASMSYVSRVVAKEQLVKANSLLEGVTNFTMWFGPVVAGWAIMEVGASSLLWVLVLLLFLSGLVLGRLPVEKKEEASTGVASWVKEVREGTLFFCQYPAFLWMGLLMMWVNFCAGAFLPMIVPYVTEFLGGGPVEVGIYSVGFPLGFALGALILGLQKGSGRLRDAMIVSLLLQAVLMACLGWVRFFPLAFMIEVCVGLTAAQFVIRNTTLYQQYVPAHLRGRVFTLRMLLSRLGFPVGAVLGGVMGELVGIPALFTTIGTSLAFAGVIVWISPMYRQLDKFEEVGLLEH, from the coding sequence GACAGGGTCTAAGATAGCGATGGGTAGTTTGTGGCTTTACTTTATGCTCCCTGGCATCATCATTCAGATATTTTCAGGTCCTTATTTAGATCGCTGGGATTTACGAAAAGTGATGATCGCATGTCAATGGATTCGGGCAGGTGCATTTCTGGTGCCTGCTACCATGCTTTATATGGGGGAGTTACATAGTATTCACTTGTATATGGCAGCAATCGTTTCGGGCATGATGGAACCCTTGTTTCGTCCAGCAAGCATGTCATATGTTAGTAGGGTGGTAGCGAAAGAGCAATTAGTAAAAGCGAACTCTCTGTTAGAGGGAGTGACCAATTTTACAATGTGGTTTGGTCCGGTCGTTGCTGGGTGGGCAATCATGGAGGTGGGAGCTAGTTCTCTTCTGTGGGTGTTGGTGCTACTCTTGTTTCTATCTGGCCTCGTGTTGGGAAGACTTCCTGTAGAAAAGAAGGAAGAAGCCTCTACTGGAGTGGCATCATGGGTGAAAGAAGTACGTGAAGGGACATTGTTTTTTTGTCAGTATCCCGCTTTTTTGTGGATGGGCTTGTTAATGATGTGGGTTAACTTTTGTGCGGGTGCGTTTTTACCGATGATTGTACCGTATGTAACGGAATTTTTGGGAGGAGGTCCGGTAGAGGTAGGGATTTATAGTGTTGGTTTTCCACTGGGATTTGCGTTAGGGGCACTGATTTTAGGACTGCAGAAAGGTAGTGGGCGCTTGCGTGATGCCATGATTGTTTCACTACTATTGCAAGCGGTGTTAATGGCTTGTTTGGGTTGGGTGCGCTTTTTCCCGCTTGCATTCATGATCGAAGTCTGTGTGGGATTGACGGCTGCACAGTTTGTCATCAGAAATACTACTCTGTATCAGCAATATGTCCCGGCACATTTGCGGGGACGCGTATTTACTCTGCGGATGTTGCTCTCTCGATTAGGATTTCCCGTAGGGGCAGTATTGGGCGGTGTTATGGGTGAATTGGTTGGTATTCCAGCGCTTTTTACGACCATAGGAACCTCACTTGCGTTTGCGGGAGTGATCGTTTGGATTTCGCCTATGTATCGCCAGCTTGATAAATTTGAAGAGGTAGGGTTACTAGAGCATTAA